The following DNA comes from Haloarchaeobius salinus.
TCGTACACCGTCGTCGGCGCACTCTGGTAGACGTTGTAGCGCGGTTCGTAGACGATTGCACCGGTCGAGTACGAGCGTGCGGTCCCGTTCCAGTAGTCGGCGGTCTCGCCGTCGAGCGCGGAGGCGTTGTCGACGGTGAAGCCGACCGAGTCGTTGGTCGTCCCGACGGTGCGCAACAGCCCCGTCGGTGGTGGCGGGTTCACGAAGATGCTGCGTGCCGGGTAGCGGGTGCCCAGCGGGACGGCGACCGAGCCGCCGACGCCACGGGCGGGCACCGTCCCGACGGTGTCCCGGAGGTCCTGCATCCGCTCCTGGACCTCGCGGTTGTGGTTGACCTCGACCTCCTCGTTCTGGCTCGGAACGACCTGCACCTGGTAGGTCGAGATCGCGATGACGACGAACGCGAGCAGGATGACTGCGCCCACCTGGACGCTCACCCCTCGCTCGTCGTCGAGAAACCCCATTCTATGCGCTGATTAGCTTGGCGCGAGTAAAACCCTTATGACCAAAATACTGGGGAAGTAGGTCCCGATTACTCGGCGTCGTCGTCCTCCTCGACGACCTCGGGGTCCTCCATCGCGGACTGGAGGCTGGCGAGGCCGTTGAGCCACTGGGCGACCGGGCCGTACTCGAGCTCCTCGCCCAGCTCGGGCGAGAGCTCCTCCCCGTCGATGATGAGCGTTCCGGCCTTCACGAGGTAGCCGCGGGCGCTCTCGATGTCCTCCTCGGCCTCGGCGTCTGCGGCCGCCGACACGAACTCGGGAATCGTGGCCTCCTCGGCGGGGCCGGCGTGGATGTACTCCATCGCGGAGTGCAGGACGATGCTCAGGCTCTCCTGGACGCTGCCGACGAGGAACAGCTTGTCCTCGTCGTCGAAGTCGGGCTCGGTGAAGACGATGTCGCCGATCTCGTTGATCTTCTCGGAGGCTGCCTCCTCGTCGAGCTCGTCGTCGTCGGTCGCGGAGACGATCTTCGCGACGGCGATGGCGGCGTCGTCCTGCATGAGGTCGAACACGCGCATCGAGTCCTCGTCTTCGGCGTCGACGTCCTCGTCTTCGACTCGGTCGATCCAGTTCTGCCAGCGTTCTGCCGAGTAGTATTCGGTCGGGGGAGTGCTCATACCACAACCTACCCCGGCGTAGTGAAATGCCTTTCTCTACGGTGGGACGCTCCCGCCCGAGACAGCCGTGCGTGGGCACGAAACGGCGTGGTGGACCGGAGCACACGACGGCGGTACGGTGGTGCAGCTGTCGGCGGTCGGCAGCTACAGGTCCGCGGTCGTGTCGATGTCGTAGACGAGCGCCGGTGTCTCGACGTGCGCTCGGCGGACGGCCTCGTCGTGGCCCTCCTCCAGCAGCCAGCGGACGCGCCGTGGGACCGTCTTCGGGCCGAGCACCGCGCCGGGACGGTCGGGGTCGTCGACGAAGTC
Coding sequences within:
- a CDS encoding DUF2150 family protein; translated protein: MSTPPTEYYSAERWQNWIDRVEDEDVDAEDEDSMRVFDLMQDDAAIAVAKIVSATDDDELDEEAASEKINEIGDIVFTEPDFDDEDKLFLVGSVQESLSIVLHSAMEYIHAGPAEEATIPEFVSAAADAEAEEDIESARGYLVKAGTLIIDGEELSPELGEELEYGPVAQWLNGLASLQSAMEDPEVVEEDDDAE